The following DNA comes from Malania oleifera isolate guangnan ecotype guangnan chromosome 12, ASM2987363v1, whole genome shotgun sequence.
tttataataacCACATTGTAATTATTTAATCCCACACAAGTGAGATATGATTTACTGTATAGAATCGAATAACATAGATCTGTACCATTTTAatgaatctatatatatatatatatatatatatatatatatatataattatgcaaTTCCAAATTGTATTATTGAAATCGTTTCTTAATTACAAGTATTTCTCCCTTTAAAATATATTCAATTTAATTAGTTGAATTTATTCTCTATTATTAGtgaaatataagaaaaatataaatgcATGAAACCCAACAACCtaacttacaaaaaaaaaaaagcactagCAATCCAGTAGGGGGATTGTGTGTTCGATTCCACTTGACGTCCTCAAGTGTTCTTGGTGATGCCCTTCTTGAAGGAGTTCCCAGTTGATGCCTCCGAGGTGTTCCTGGTCTCGGATTTGACGAATGCCTAACCGATGCCAGAAATCGTAGTAGCATCCAATTAACCAGGCCGGCGAATTAGGGGGGAAGGCTGTTGTCCCGTGATTTTGTTGCTGCATCGAGGGGTCCGAAGAGTGGCTTGTCGATGGTAAGAGTTCTCACGATaatccaaataaataaataaataaaaattaggtCTTCCAATGGTACCAACGTGCTTTCGTTGTCAAGCCCAGCTTTCCGCGCCCTCTTGGTATGACCCTTTCCCCACGTGAATAGGATTGGCCAATTGGGTTTATATGGTCTATGATTCGCCATGCAATTACTTGCTCCCAATGTGCGTGTTCATAGCTTGACTCATCCAGTCAGAATTCCGAGGCAGGTGGGTCCTCTTGGACTGCTTCTTTTAACGGTCAACAAACTAGCTAGCAGCAGCCTCGTCCTCGCTACTGCCCAAACTCCAAAACCCTACCTGCCCTCGTCCGCTTGTTTCCCACTTGCCCACCTCAATCTCCCACCTCTTCTTCTATAAAACAATCACCATTGCACTCTGCTTACTAAACATTAcccacataaaaaaaattaaaaccacTCTACTTTAAGCAGAAACAGATCGATCCGATTGAAGCAGAGAGCAGGGAaggattttttcatttttcatttttttctttctctctttttattGTCCTTGTTCTTTGCACCTTTTTTGTTTTTCGTTTTTGGTTCTTTTTTTCTTCCAATGGCTGGCTCAAGTGGTGAAGCAGTGAAGAAAATTGTAATAATCAATACCCGGTACGTCAAGACCGATCCCATGAGCTTCAAATCCGTAGTTCAAAGCTTCACTGGCAAGGACTCATGCGTTGCATGGGTGGACGACGGCACTATCATGGGTGAAAGGAGGAGGGAAGCCCCAACGGCGGTTCATGGAAGAGCCGAGAGACCGCTGTGTGCCGGTGTGGGCGGCAGCGGCAGTGTCGGAGACGGAGCTCTTGGGGCAGCAAGTCATCATCATCACCATTATTTATCGTTTGAGGTGCTGGACTGGTTGCTGCCGGAGATGCCTACAATAATGGAGGAACTGCAGTGGCAGTTGGCGGAGTAGCTTAATTGTTAACTCGTGTATTTCACTTTCACTTTTACTTTGTTTCTGAAAGGTATTTCATTTTGTTTATGGACGCTAGAAAATTTGCGCCAAGACGTGGAAAGAATATACGGAACAATCCAGCTACATTATCCAAGTTAAACTAGTAAgaagtttaaaattctaattcactcCCGTCTTGGAGCACACCAATTTCAACATTGAgatagagttgtagacatcctaATTTTTATCACCTGAAGTAATAGGATTGACTTTAAGTCTAATTGGAGTCCCGGTTATTTCAATTTTGAgtctttttcaaaattagagtccCATTTTGAAATCCCAGTAATCTCAAGGTAGTCTTGCAATTTCAAATCGAGTCTCGGTATTCTAggaaatatttttttagtgttttttacTATAGTTTTAAACTGAGTTTTATAGTCAAGGACCGCGAATTTCAAAATTCGTCCTTAACcaccctttttaaaaaaaataataagtcctAAACATTTTAAGTCTTggtattttaggaaaattttcgttctttaaaactaatttttcaatttttctaaaccttgaatttcaaaattaaacacTATTTTATTGAAAGCCAAACTTTAATGTTTAATTTGTGGAATTGGTTCTTTCAAACTttttaattagatttttaaaatgAGTGGATCCTTTAAGTTTAAAACCGGGATTTTATTTTGATGTTAAGGTCATGTTGTAATAACGAGGTTCTTTtaagtcaaaattggtcaactaaTTTCAGAATCAAAATTGAAAAGTCCCATGCACTTTATTAAGGGGGTAGGGGGACACGTGCAGTAGATGTACACGCAGGAGTATTACAATGAGAGGGCTAATATGACATACGTACAGGAAAATGCAAGTGTACAAAATGATGTCGCAGGAAAGAAAACCCGGGGGTATAAGCAAGTTACagtcacaaaaataaaaaataaaaaataatagtaaatataaaatacaaataaaaattccATGGTCTCCAATCCATGTCTGCCACCTGGATCTTCCAAGGACCTGTGCACGAAAGAAACAACAGAAAGGGGTTGGTTAGCTGGAAGTTCAAAGAATAAAAGCAAAGTGGAAAATAACATGCACATGAcaaaattggtttgtaataacccaaaaaaaaaaaaagtagaataataataatggtcatttacttagtatcaaaacgaaagtgtttctctataaggattcttgattccatgtttgatgtctaagaaagaccttatctaaacaagtgctcagagaccattgcggctcactagctccctagaggtcggcttggtcaaaataaaatttcataggataaaatataGTAGACACTGTTTgcatacgtaaataagtacataaaataatgttttgactgacataatttgtagaaatatatgataaaataataataatataggtattttatgcggggcccacaagaccgtgtggggcccacatgagtcctgaagtcGTGTGGGGATCCACATGAGTCTTGAAGCTgtatagggctcataaaatcgtatgaagaTTATGAGAGTTACGTAGGACTCACTTAGGTCTCGAAGTCCTATGGggtccacaagaccatgtggggcccacatgagttttcaaaattcaaatttaattcttaaaaaaaaaaaaactaaaacatggtttaaaaataataacaatgataataatagtaataataatgatttaaaaataataattaattaattaaatgggagtggtggcaaacactcccacatgacctccatccctatcccatactcaacccatacctaacTCATCCCTTGctcattatttaatttaaaaaaaaaattataatttcaccgcTCTCCCCATACTTctacaaatttcattttttttctaaaattttcctataaataggaagctcttaaCCTTCATtcttcacaaaaattttcaaaggaagagaatgattaatgagtaaaagaattagtggtggaaaaagaatttttgagtaagttctcactcacccactccttccgatctcatttcttagagatagtcattgttttcgtagcacaagataaaagaagaggtaagtaaatttgattatgttattttttatttatttaaaattcatacccgagtttattttataattaaatttcaattatgttagttagttccataaaatttccatgagtttatttttttacacatatttaattatatatgttctatctttaatatacttgcatttattttgagttaagaaatgttctaatcccctcaggtaaattttcagcatttctttctattaaaaaaattatatatattttttaacacaaaaaaatctgtggcatgagtttatttctacgttgcatgaaaatatgagtaaaaatgagattttcacaaGATTATTTTagattgcataaattataataagatggtctTAAAAACCCTTATgacaaaggaagttcaaagttacagatgctcggtaccgtaacttaaagtttaaatggatcagagtacacccacactgtttacagagtggttatttatgttagtggatttctctagAATACACACCTGGTtctggaccaggacttaataaggaaaatctcacttaatgtttacgtacgttgatttaatttagttggccagccagttaagtccagtcttcagactgcacaacccggtcatggggtaaacatgacttaagGTTAACAGGCCTacgggtggtttttacaatatatgtttatacatatttaattacgtgtacaaagttattgatgatttgaaggaaaaatataagtttatatgaacatggtCATTATTGTGCCtgaatgatgatctaaaggaaacgtataaggaaaagtatatatatgtaattacagtttttaaagttaaaagtttaatgtaatagttatagtatatgattataaaattttactgttatagttgatggcaaaagtttttatgtagaaaattttaaatttacactTATTTTAAAAGCacttttgaagttatagtattaaatattattttacgaaatttttaaaaaactcattttggctacacactaataataatcttatttatttgctgagcatcgtctcaccccaatcatatttttatttcagataactctgaagggcatgtcggaaatcaagcttagcaagcatgcaggtgagaataaaaaaaaataaggattgattagaaatattagtatgtgccagatatttatgcatgtgtaatttttcttcttttcaaataaatgattataatatGGATAACTAGCGctctgatataataataataattgaatttattcaCTTCccctgtaaatcaatggtaaaaagtaaatatcccagatccttcggggttggggtattacatggTTATTGAAATATTCCTTGCTAGCGCAGGGAATAAAGACATTCTTCTAGTAAATTTGGTACCAAGAGGCCACCCATACTCTCTATAAATAGGGAATCGGTGCACACTAGAAGGGCACCACTCAAAGAGCACAAGAATACTCTATAGAAATTAAGAGAATTAAGAGAGAAATTAAGAGGAGAGTTAAAGGAACCCTATAGAAAATTTATCTAAGAGCAGGAACCTCTGTTGAAGTAGATAAAGATAGTCATAAACAGAGTTATGCTTTGTAGAAACTAGGAGAGAAGAGAATTAGGAGGGATGAATTCTTTTGCAAATTGAGAACTTCCAGAAGGAGTTATGTTCAAATTACGAAGAGCAAAGGAGCTGGGGGGGGGGAGCAGAGCAACAATTCACGCTCGAACTCATGCACAGACTGACCCAGAGAGTTGGAAAAGAAGATCGGTGGAGGAAAGTAAGAGGGTAAATGTCTAAAACTCTATTCTCAAAGATGTTCAATCTATATTTGTGCAAGTAGGAATGCAGGTGTTCTCCATCCTCCCAAATTTTAAACCTGAGTTTCCCCTAACCCAAACATGAGTTTGGGTCAGTGTCTCGGATCCCCGGattgtcacaccccaaacccagtaatgggacccgagggtgaattagtaacctaatcctgtccctgtatcatacaaatcaccaatgacacaatacaatgaatgagggtccatcCCCATGGGATTCCCAGGCAccatatacacattcacatataccaCAGAAACATAGCGGAAGATAAGTTGTTTTATATATGtacaataccataccaaagtccatacaaaggagtctaactccacaaaatacaacacaaatttGGGTGGCAATCAAAACCCCCAAAAGACCAACCAGCATAAGCTTAGGACTTACCCAGGTACTTCCTGTAGTACACCAACACTACGCTCTTACACCAGGTagctagctccggttacccgaaggatctgaaaaatatatacgtatagcaggggtgagacacctctccgtaaGGCAGATACagattatatcggtgtgtgacctttaagtgttatcatgacagcaaaacatacacagttaaatgcaattccagtactttcacaaaacagtttcaaaacagtgcatacatgcacacacacatgatcaagtaacccagtatcgtcacacccttcggctgaAGCCGGCCTATGATACCCAGCGTCGGCCTATAGTTGGCCCGCGATACACAGCGTCCCCAGCACATAgcgaaccccaggctcccatggcattgtaccagtACAAACTGgcggatccacaccctttggtgatcagccggtaaggctcacgccctcggatatagagccaaagactcttgccaaacatggcaggcaataaacacacgccctcagatatagagccgaacacacTTCAGTACCTGGAATAACTTGGAGCCTAGTTcttattgcatttcattttaaaagacaaccatgcatgctcatataaccaaacaaaccacacacATTTGGTAATCCATagatcatgatttttcaaacgtACACAGTTTagtaaagtcaaggcacgaccatccctaatacaatacataacacaatataccaaaggttttccaacaaaaccatgGAATGCAACCcagtaccccctttttcccaaaaactgttacatgaaaaacccacaattttacccattagatttcccaaaatgagtaaccaaaatacacacaggaccgCGAACCACATTTCTACTGAGTTCGATTCtgaaaataaccaacataaattgaatccccttaccttttcccgaatgacaaat
Coding sequences within:
- the LOC131144857 gene encoding VQ motif-containing protein 10-like translates to MAGSSGEAVKKIVIINTRYVKTDPMSFKSVVQSFTGKDSCVAWVDDGTIMGERRREAPTAVHGRAERPLCAGVGGSGSVGDGALGAASHHHHHYLSFEVLDWLLPEMPTIMEELQWQLAE